One Elusimicrobiota bacterium genomic window, CTTCGCTCGCTCCACTCCGGCGAAGGTGGACCATCTGTTCCGAAAGGGGCAGTTGCTTTCTGCCGCTGCCTACAGCCTGGGACACGGCGGCAACGACGCGCAGAAGACGATGGGCATAATCGCGGGGCTCCTTTTCAGCGCGGGATATCTGGGCAAGGAATTCCACGTGCCGCTCTGGGTCGTGCTTTCCTGCCATGCGGCTATCGCCCTGGGTACGATGTCCGGCGGCTGGCGCATCATCAAGACCATGGGCAACAAGCTCTCCAAACTCCGCCCCGTGGATGGCTTCTGCGCGGAATTCGGCGCTTCAATGGTGCTGTTCAGCGCCTCCGCGATAGGCGTGCCCATAAGCACCACCCACACGATAACCGGCGCGATAGTCGGAGTCGGCAGTCTCAGGAACGTGCGCGCCGTCAAATGGGGGATAGCTGGCCGGATAGTATGGGCCTGGATACTTACCATTCCCGCAGCGGCCCTTATCTCCGCCGCCTGCTACAAGTTCGCCGTCATGGCTTTCTAAAATGGGGCAGACACATTTTTAACCGCTGGACGTCCAATGATTGTGCGGGTGTCGCATACGAGCTCAAATCGTTAGTGCAACAAGCGGTGGAATTTATATGTGTCGTGGCTGCAAGTTCGGGGGGCCTGCCGGCGGATTGCCCTTCGCCCCAGACCCGTGGGGGACCCAATGCCTGCGCAGGTGCCGTATCAGGGCCTATGGCCATCAGACGGCC contains:
- a CDS encoding inorganic phosphate transporter, with the protein product MDSTLIAIIFLVALALFFDFLNGFHDAANSIATIVATRVLSPKYAVVWAAFFNFIAFAFFGLHVAGTIGKGIVDIAQVDSYIIFGTLIGACSWNIITWYFGIPSSSSHALVGGLIGAALVKAGPSALVMKGIIKTLVFIVVSPVVGMLLGLLFGVIVYNLFARSTPAKVDHLFRKGQLLSAAAYSLGHGGNDAQKTMGIIAGLLFSAGYLGKEFHVPLWVVLSCHAAIALGTMSGGWRIIKTMGNKLSKLRPVDGFCAEFGASMVLFSASAIGVPISTTHTITGAIVGVGSLRNVRAVKWGIAGRIVWAWILTIPAAALISAACYKFAVMAF